One Polaribacter reichenbachii genomic window, TCATTAGCTAACTATTCAAAAATGAGACTTATAATGTTAGTATTTAAAAGACTGTTGAATATTTACAATCAGTAACTTTTAAAACAAAAAAATAGCCTATTAAGAATTTACTTAATAGGCTATTTATATATTTAGAAATCTACTATACTATGCTTTAGAAAGATTTAAATTTTCGTCTAGTGGAATCATTTTTGGCATTAATAAATGAACCAAACCAAGAATAATTAAATAACAAGAACCTGCTAGTAAAAACGCCCAGAAATAACCTGTATTACCTGCAGAATCTAAAACAGATCCTAATGCCATATCTGCAACAATACCAGAAACTGCTCCAATCATACCACCAATACCAACAACAGATGCTGTAGCTTTTCTTGGAAATACATCAGAAACCAATGTAAAGATGTTTGCAGACCAAGCTTGATGACCAGCTGCTCCTAAACCAATTAAGAAAACAGCAATCCATTTGTTATCTGTAATGGCAACAAAACTTACTGGTAGAATTATTAATGCACAAATTAATAACGTAACTTTTCTAGCTTTGTTAACGGTCCAACCTCTGTGCATTAACGCTCCAGAAAGATAACCTCCAAAAATACTACCTCCATCTGCTAAAAGATAAATTACAAAGAATGGTAAAGCTATATTTTTAATATTTACATCAAAAGTATCTGCTAAAAACTTTGCTCCCCAGAATAAATAGAACCACCACACTGCATCTGTAACTTTTGCTAAACCAAAAGCCCAAGTTTGACGCTTTTTTAAAACACTTTTCCAAGGTAATTTATCTTCATTTTCTACTACAGAATCACTTTGAATATAGGCTAATTCTTCTTTTGTTACTTTTGGATGTACTTGTGGTTTTTTATACATCTTTAACCATAAAAAGATCCAAATTGTGCTTAAAACACCTGTAATTAAAAATGGAATTTGCCAATTTTTACCATTTTCATGCACAATCCAACCAATTACAAATGGTGCTGAGATTGCACCAATACTTGTAGCTGCATTAAATAAGCCAGTAGCAAAAGCTCTATCTTTTTTTGGAAACCATTCTGCAGTTGTTTTTATAGCTGCCGGAAAATTTCCTGCTTCACCAAACCCCAAACCAAATCTTGCAGCAGCAAAACCAATAATACTAAATCCTGGTCTTACTAATGCGTGTAACATTCCAAAAAAACTCCATATTGCAATAGATAATGTGTATCCTTTTTTTGTTCCTAAACGATCTATTAATCCTCCCATAGAAAGCATACCTAGTGCATAAGCTACTTTAAAAGAAATCATAATATTTGCATAATCACTATTTGTCCATCCAAACATTTTTTCTAGAGTAGGTGCTATTACTCCAATAATACTTCTGTCAAAATAATTAATTGTTGTAGCAAACATTAGTAATGCTAAAATTCGATAACGATAGTTTGCTATCTTTTTTGTTTTATCCATAATTAAATTATATAAGTGTCAAATATACACTTATAAATAATACATCTAAAATTTTATACATAAAACCTTATAATTTTTATTATTTTGTTAAGTAGAATAAAGTATTAATAGTACGAATAGCCTAGGTATATATAAATTTGATATTGAATTTAGGGTTTTTATAAGAATAGGAGTTTAATTAACTCTTTAAATGTATAAACCTCAACTTCTAAAGTTGAGGTTTATACTTGCTGTAAAATAATTATTATATATGTTGAAATCTGATGCTTACTTTTAAATTGTTAATCTACATTTAAAAAAGTTTCTTGACTAAATGTAAATACTTCAGAAGGTGTTCTTGCTTCTTTAAAATGATGGAAAGATCTTAATAATATCTTAAAAAAAATATTTTTATTTATAAGTTTTTTCAACCTTGCTTTTCTTTAAAATTATAATTCAAATAAATTTGGTAAAAACATAGAGATTTCTGGAATAAAACTAATTAGCATAAGCACAGCTATCATAATTGCTAAAAAAGGCAATAAAGATTTTATAACCTTTGTTACAGAAACATTGGCAACACCACTACCTACAAAGAGTAAAGTTCCTACTGGTGGTGTACAAATTCCGATACATAAATTTAGAACTATTACAATTCCAAAATGTACTGGATGCATACCCAAAGTAGTTACAACTGGTAAAAAAATTGGAGTAAATATTAATACAGCAGGTGTCATATCCATAAAAGTACCAATTATTAGTAAAATAATATTAATTGCTAAAAAGATGGCAAATTTATTGTTTAAAGATTCTAATAAAAATGTACTTATCATTTCTGGTATTCCCTCGAAAGAGAACAACCAAGACATCGCCATAGATGTGCATATTAAAAACATTACAACAGAAGTTGTTTTTCCACTTGTTAATAATATACTTGGAAAGTCTTTAACTTTCATATCACCATATATTAAAGACAAAATTGCAGCATATAAAACTGCAATTACAGAGGCTTCTGTTGCTGTAAAAATACCTGCTACAATACCACCAACTACAACAACTAATAGTAATAAGCTAAAAAATGCTTTTCTAAAATAGGTCCATACTTCTTTTAAAGTAGATCGTTTTCCTTTTGAATATCCTTTGCTAATTGCAATAAATGCAATGTAACCCATAATAGCAAAACCAAGTAAAATTCCGGGTAAATAACCAGCAATAAATAAAGCAGCAACAGAAGCAGTACCACCACTAGCTAATGCATAAACAATTAAAATATTACTTGGCGGAATTAATAAACCTGTAGTAGAAGAAGTAATATTTACAGAGGCACTTAGCGCTCTTGGGTAACCTTCTTTTTCCATTCTGTCTGTCATAATAGAGCCAATTGCAGAAGCTGCAGCAACAGCAGAACCAGAAATGGCACCAAATAACATAGAAGCCAATACGTTTACATAAGCTAATCCTCCAGGTAAACTTGCAACTAAAGATTTTGCAAAATTAATTAGTCTGTTTGCAATTCCTCCTTGCTTCATAATTTCACCAGCTAAGACAAAAAACGGAATTGCTAATAGAGCAAAACTATCTATACCAGTTGTCATACGTTGTGCAATGGTGGTTAAACCAGGCATTTTATCAATATTCAATAATAAACTTAAGGTTGTTGATATACCTATGCTATATGCAACAGGCACTTTCATTAACAATAGAGTAAAGAAACTTGCAAATAAAACGATAATACTTATAACCTCTATACTCATAATTAAACGATGTTTTTATTAGAATAAAAATTTGAAATGTGATAAATTGAAAAGTACATAATTAAGATGCCACTTAAAGGCAAAATAGCATATACATAACCTAAAGGAATACGTAAAGTACCAGATAATTGATTTAAATGTAATGTTGTGTAAACCAAATTAAATCCTCCAATTACCATTATTATTAAAGCAAAAAGAAATATAAATATCTCAATAATTATAGAAGCTTTTCTTTTATTTTTAATTGATAATTTTTGATATAAAAAATCC contains:
- a CDS encoding TRAP transporter large permease, which codes for MSIEVISIIVLFASFFTLLLMKVPVAYSIGISTTLSLLLNIDKMPGLTTIAQRMTTGIDSFALLAIPFFVLAGEIMKQGGIANRLINFAKSLVASLPGGLAYVNVLASMLFGAISGSAVAAASAIGSIMTDRMEKEGYPRALSASVNITSSTTGLLIPPSNILIVYALASGGTASVAALFIAGYLPGILLGFAIMGYIAFIAISKGYSKGKRSTLKEVWTYFRKAFFSLLLLVVVVGGIVAGIFTATEASVIAVLYAAILSLIYGDMKVKDFPSILLTSGKTTSVVMFLICTSMAMSWLFSFEGIPEMISTFLLESLNNKFAIFLAINIILLIIGTFMDMTPAVLIFTPIFLPVVTTLGMHPVHFGIVIVLNLCIGICTPPVGTLLFVGSGVANVSVTKVIKSLLPFLAIMIAVLMLISFIPEISMFLPNLFEL
- a CDS encoding TRAP transporter small permease, which produces MSKAEYIFNKINKTLEWFIIIIFALLVLDVLFQVISRYLLGTSFTWTEEFARFSLIWMTIIGAAYLNAKKEHLSMDFLYQKLSIKNKRKASIIIEIFIFLFALIIMVIGGFNLVYTTLHLNQLSGTLRIPLGYVYAILPLSGILIMYFSIYHISNFYSNKNIV
- a CDS encoding MFS transporter is translated as MDKTKKIANYRYRILALLMFATTINYFDRSIIGVIAPTLEKMFGWTNSDYANIMISFKVAYALGMLSMGGLIDRLGTKKGYTLSIAIWSFFGMLHALVRPGFSIIGFAAARFGLGFGEAGNFPAAIKTTAEWFPKKDRAFATGLFNAATSIGAISAPFVIGWIVHENGKNWQIPFLITGVLSTIWIFLWLKMYKKPQVHPKVTKEELAYIQSDSVVENEDKLPWKSVLKKRQTWAFGLAKVTDAVWWFYLFWGAKFLADTFDVNIKNIALPFFVIYLLADGGSIFGGYLSGALMHRGWTVNKARKVTLLICALIILPVSFVAITDNKWIAVFLIGLGAAGHQAWSANIFTLVSDVFPRKATASVVGIGGMIGAVSGIVADMALGSVLDSAGNTGYFWAFLLAGSCYLIILGLVHLLMPKMIPLDENLNLSKA